A genomic stretch from Campylobacter lari subsp. concheus includes:
- a CDS encoding pseudouridine synthase translates to MRINKFISHNSKYSRREADELIKQGLVKINKKTALLNDSVNAEDKVFINGKKLHKKTQFSVIIYHKQKGEIVSKKDDRGRKTIYHTLPKQFSTWLSVGRLDFASEGLLLLTDSPVIADALMHSDLEREYYLKVKGNIDKNVIEAMQNGLEIQNEKKGAHVKTKITSMSFAPFLGFEIFGSSGGYTKLKVIINEGKNRELRRFFGHFDLEVMDLKRVAFGALDLGMLKAGKWRYLENGEYEKLRDFLKTNNIKY, encoded by the coding sequence ATGAGAATTAATAAATTCATCTCGCATAATAGCAAATATTCTCGCCGTGAGGCTGATGAACTAATCAAGCAAGGCTTAGTAAAAATCAATAAAAAAACAGCCTTGCTAAATGATAGCGTAAATGCTGAAGATAAAGTTTTTATCAATGGTAAAAAACTCCATAAAAAAACACAATTTTCAGTCATCATTTATCACAAACAAAAAGGTGAAATAGTTAGTAAAAAAGATGATAGAGGTAGAAAAACCATCTATCATACTTTACCAAAACAATTTAGTACTTGGCTTAGCGTAGGAAGGCTTGACTTTGCAAGCGAGGGATTACTTTTATTAACTGATTCACCTGTAATAGCAGATGCGCTTATGCATAGCGATTTAGAAAGAGAATATTACTTAAAAGTAAAAGGTAATATAGATAAAAATGTTATCGAAGCTATGCAAAATGGCTTAGAAATTCAAAATGAAAAAAAAGGGGCTCATGTTAAAACCAAAATAACCTCAATGAGTTTTGCTCCATTTTTAGGCTTTGAAATTTTTGGCTCGAGCGGAGGCTATACAAAACTAAAAGTAATTATTAATGAAGGTAAAAATAGAGAACTAAGACGTTTTTTTGGACATTTTGATTTAGAAGTGATGGATCTTAAAAGAGTAGCTTTTGGAGCATTAGATCTTGGTATGTTAAAAGCAGGAAAATGGCGTTATTTGGAAAATGGCGAGTACGAAAAACTACGCGATTTTTTAAAGACAAATAATATAAAATATTAA
- a CDS encoding ribonuclease J — MENTQTEAIEEKKKKKKNRNLPSKLSGNEEWQIELAKSIEANKIMHELRLHPLKHNNSSEHKIRITPLGGLGEIGGNITVFETNNDAIIVDIGMSFPDGTMHGVDIIIPDFDYVRKIKNKIRAIIITHAHEDHIGAVPYFFKEFQFPIYATPLALGMISNKFEEHGLKAERKWFRPITKRQIYEIGEFNLEWIHITHSIIDACALAIKTKAGTIIHTGDFKIDQTPIDGYPTDLSRLAQYGEEGVLCLLSDSTNSYKEGYTKSESSVGPTFDQIFAKTKGRVIMSTFSSNIHRVYQAISYGLKYGRKVCVIGRSMERNLYTTMELGYIKLDRKIFIDADEVSKYKDNEVLIVTTGSQGETMSALYRMATDEHKFIKIKPSDQVIISAKAIPGNEANVSAVLDFLLKAGAKVAYQEFSEIHVSGHASIEEQKLMLTLVKPKFFLPVHGEYNHINKHKETALKCGIPERNIYLMSDGDQVELCQKYIKRVKTVKTGKVFVDNQINKQIADDVVIDRQKLADSGIVVIIAQLDKASKTLINKPRVFSYGLVADKQDGAFSKEMSDVLSQFFPNVKDEILDNPKVLEAQIRQVLRKHIFRKIKKYPTIVPTIFVM; from the coding sequence ATGGAAAATACTCAAACTGAAGCTATCGAAGAAAAAAAGAAAAAGAAAAAAAATAGAAATTTACCTTCTAAATTAAGTGGTAATGAAGAATGGCAAATAGAACTTGCTAAAAGCATAGAAGCTAATAAAATCATGCACGAGCTAAGACTCCACCCTTTAAAACACAACAACTCAAGCGAACATAAAATTCGTATTACACCTTTGGGTGGACTTGGAGAAATCGGTGGAAATATCACTGTTTTTGAAACCAACAACGATGCAATTATCGTTGATATAGGTATGAGTTTTCCAGATGGAACCATGCATGGAGTAGATATTATCATACCTGATTTTGACTATGTAAGAAAGATTAAAAACAAAATTCGCGCTATCATCATCACTCATGCTCATGAAGATCACATTGGTGCTGTACCGTATTTTTTCAAAGAATTTCAATTTCCTATCTACGCAACACCTTTAGCACTAGGTATGATTTCAAATAAATTTGAAGAACATGGTTTAAAAGCTGAGCGTAAATGGTTTAGGCCTATAACAAAAAGACAAATTTATGAAATAGGTGAATTTAATTTAGAATGGATTCACATAACCCACTCTATCATCGATGCTTGTGCTTTAGCTATTAAAACTAAAGCAGGGACTATCATTCACACTGGCGATTTTAAAATAGATCAAACACCAATTGATGGTTATCCAACGGATTTAAGTCGTTTAGCTCAATATGGCGAAGAAGGCGTACTTTGTCTTTTAAGTGATAGTACAAACTCATATAAAGAAGGTTATACAAAAAGTGAAAGTTCAGTAGGTCCTACTTTTGATCAAATTTTTGCCAAAACTAAAGGCAGGGTGATTATGAGCACCTTTAGTTCTAATATCCACCGTGTATATCAAGCTATTAGCTATGGTTTAAAATATGGCAGAAAAGTGTGTGTTATAGGACGCTCTATGGAAAGAAATCTCTATACCACTATGGAACTTGGCTATATTAAACTTGATAGAAAAATTTTCATTGACGCTGATGAAGTAAGCAAATACAAAGACAACGAAGTGCTAATTGTTACCACAGGAAGTCAAGGTGAGACTATGAGTGCCTTATATAGAATGGCAACTGATGAACATAAATTTATCAAAATCAAACCTAGCGATCAAGTTATCATTTCAGCTAAAGCAATACCAGGCAATGAAGCAAATGTTTCTGCTGTGCTTGATTTTCTTTTAAAAGCAGGGGCTAAAGTAGCTTATCAAGAATTTAGTGAAATCCATGTAAGCGGACATGCTAGTATAGAAGAGCAAAAACTCATGCTAACTTTAGTAAAACCTAAATTTTTCTTACCAGTGCATGGAGAGTATAATCATATCAATAAACACAAAGAAACTGCTCTAAAATGTGGCATACCTGAAAGAAATATCTACTTAATGAGTGATGGAGATCAAGTAGAGCTTTGCCAAAAATACATCAAACGTGTGAAAACAGTTAAAACAGGAAAAGTGTTTGTAGATAATCAAATCAACAAACAAATCGCAGATGATGTGGTAATTGATAGACAAAAACTAGCAGATAGTGGTATAGTTGTTATCATTGCCCAGCTTGATAAAGCAAGTAAAACACTGATTAATAAACCAAGAGTATTTAGTTATGGCTTGGTAGCTGATAAACAAGATGGAGCATTCTCAAAAGAAATGAGCGATGTTTTAAGTCAATTTTTCCCTAATGTAAAAGATGAAATTTTAGATAATCCAAAAGTTTTAGAAGCTCAAATTAGACAAGTACTAAGAAAACATATTTTTAGAAAAATTAAAAAATATCCAACCATAGTACCAACTATTTTTGTGATGTAA
- a CDS encoding purine-nucleoside phosphorylase, which translates to MKNLIVCAGGNEYFKFAQSIGIGLVNSAFSLGKILSQIKVDRVIFIGTCGIYQEGKILDIYESSNAANLEYADLFDSFYTPIANEIRLNVSHETMINSSNYICKDENIAQEFFKKGVHIENMEAYAVLSCAKMQEIEGICYLCATNFCNEFAHEDFLKNHQKAKELLKDFLLDKKLI; encoded by the coding sequence TTGAAAAATCTTATAGTATGTGCAGGAGGAAATGAGTATTTTAAATTTGCACAAAGTATAGGCATAGGCTTGGTTAATTCTGCTTTTTCTTTAGGTAAAATTTTAAGTCAAATAAAAGTAGATAGAGTGATTTTTATAGGTACATGTGGAATTTACCAAGAAGGAAAAATTTTAGATATTTATGAAAGTTCTAACGCAGCGAATTTAGAATACGCAGATTTATTTGATAGTTTTTATACGCCTATAGCAAATGAGATTAGATTAAATGTTTCACATGAAACTATGATTAATTCTTCAAATTATATTTGTAAAGATGAAAATATCGCCCAAGAATTTTTTAAAAAGGGTGTACATATAGAAAATATGGAAGCATACGCAGTGCTTTCTTGTGCAAAAATGCAAGAGATAGAAGGAATTTGTTATTTATGTGCGACAAATTTTTGTAATGAATTTGCACATGAGGATTTTTTAAAAAATCACCAAAAAGCAAAAGAATTATTAAAAGATTTTTTGTTAGATAAAAAACTTATATAG
- the rlmN gene encoding 23S rRNA (adenine(2503)-C(2))-methyltransferase RlmN: MSELKNILDFTKEELENLVQPKFRAKQIFEWVYKKYADDFLQMSSLPKDFRVYLQENFHFSPLKCVKDEKSKDGSIKYLFELLDGKKIEAVLLPMKEELVDENGKIIKHARYTICVSSQVGCKSGCSFCLTAKGGLKRNLSAGEIVGQILWIKKHNNIPYERRVNIVYMGMGEPLDNLKNVSKAVKILADNDALAISPRRQTISTSGLAKQIKELGEMNLGVLLAISLHAVNDELRSELMPINKAYNIASIMEAVRNFPIDQRKRVMFEYLLIDGINDKIEHAKELVKLLNGIKAKVNLILFNPHEGSLYKRPSVENAVKFQDYLSAKGVTCTIRESKGLDISAACGQLKERQSKQ; this comes from the coding sequence TTGAGTGAATTAAAAAATATATTAGATTTTACTAAAGAAGAATTAGAAAATTTAGTCCAGCCAAAATTTAGAGCAAAGCAAATTTTTGAATGGGTATATAAAAAATATGCAGATGATTTTTTACAAATGTCGTCTTTGCCAAAAGATTTTAGAGTGTACTTGCAAGAAAATTTTCATTTTTCACCTCTAAAATGTGTGAAAGATGAAAAAAGTAAAGACGGAAGTATTAAGTACCTTTTTGAACTTTTAGATGGTAAAAAAATCGAAGCTGTTTTACTACCCATGAAAGAAGAACTTGTAGATGAAAATGGTAAAATCATCAAACATGCAAGATATACTATTTGTGTTTCCTCACAAGTGGGATGTAAAAGTGGGTGTAGTTTTTGTCTTACTGCTAAAGGTGGTTTGAAAAGAAATTTAAGTGCAGGAGAAATAGTAGGACAAATTTTGTGGATTAAAAAACACAACAACATACCTTATGAAAGAAGGGTTAATATAGTCTATATGGGCATGGGCGAACCTTTAGATAACCTTAAAAATGTATCTAAAGCAGTTAAAATTTTAGCCGATAATGATGCCTTAGCGATAAGTCCTAGAAGACAAACTATAAGCACAAGTGGTTTGGCAAAACAGATTAAAGAGCTTGGAGAAATGAATTTAGGTGTGCTTTTAGCTATTTCACTCCATGCTGTAAATGATGAGCTTAGAAGTGAATTAATGCCTATTAATAAAGCTTATAATATAGCAAGCATTATGGAAGCAGTGAGAAATTTTCCTATAGATCAGCGTAAAAGAGTGATGTTTGAATATCTTTTAATTGATGGGATAAATGATAAAATAGAACATGCAAAAGAACTAGTCAAACTTTTAAATGGTATAAAAGCCAAAGTAAATTTAATACTTTTTAACCCACACGAAGGAAGTTTATATAAAAGACCAAGTGTTGAAAATGCAGTTAAATTTCAAGATTATTTAAGTGCAAAAGGTGTTACTTGTACGATAAGAGAAAGTAAAGGACTTGATATTTCAGCTGCATGCGGACAGCTTAAAGAAAGACAGAGTAAACAATGA
- the rpsT gene encoding 30S ribosomal protein S20, translating into MANHKSAEKRARQTIKRTERNRFYRTRLKNITKAVREAAANNDKEAAQNALKVANKSIHAMVSRGFLKKQTASRRVSRLALLVNKLA; encoded by the coding sequence ATGGCAAACCATAAATCTGCTGAAAAAAGAGCAAGACAAACTATCAAAAGAACTGAAAGAAATAGATTTTATAGAACAAGATTAAAAAACATTACAAAAGCGGTTCGCGAAGCAGCAGCAAACAATGACAAAGAAGCTGCACAAAATGCACTAAAAGTAGCTAATAAAAGCATTCACGCTATGGTAAGCCGTGGATTTTTGAAAAAACAAACTGCATCACGCCGTGTGAGTAGATTAGCATTATTGGTAAATAAATTAGCATAA
- the rsmA gene encoding 16S rRNA (adenine(1518)-N(6)/adenine(1519)-N(6))-dimethyltransferase RsmA, producing the protein MIKAKKHFGQNFLCDKSVVDKIIQAIPKDTKNIVEIGPGLGDLTQELLKISQANIRAYEIDKDLIPILNKKFQNEIEGGNFELIHQNASDAFEQGSLSDKEYFLVANLPYYIATNLILKALEDQNCLGLIVMVQKEVAQKFCANEKESNFSALGVLCALICQRQMLFDIQPQSFNPPPKVTSAVMKLIKTTHYQQKCENIEAFKEFLRACFQNPRKQLLSNFKNKKERILKAFEALDISSTSRAHEISVDSYLKIYDYLKDDYERRKQNSRAK; encoded by the coding sequence ATGATAAAAGCAAAAAAACATTTTGGGCAAAATTTTTTATGCGATAAAAGCGTGGTAGATAAAATCATCCAAGCCATACCCAAAGATACTAAAAATATAGTTGAGATTGGGCCTGGCTTAGGTGATTTAACGCAAGAGCTTTTGAAAATCTCACAAGCTAACATTAGAGCTTATGAGATTGATAAAGATTTGATTCCTATTTTAAATAAAAAATTTCAAAATGAGATTGAAGGTGGAAATTTTGAGCTTATTCATCAAAACGCAAGCGATGCTTTTGAACAAGGAAGTTTAAGCGATAAAGAGTACTTTTTGGTAGCAAATTTACCATATTATATTGCTACAAATTTGATTTTAAAAGCCTTAGAAGATCAAAATTGTCTTGGGCTTATAGTAATGGTGCAAAAAGAAGTAGCACAGAAATTTTGTGCAAATGAAAAAGAAAGTAATTTTTCGGCTTTAGGAGTACTTTGTGCATTGATATGCCAAAGACAAATGCTTTTTGATATACAACCACAAAGCTTTAATCCTCCACCAAAAGTTACTTCAGCTGTAATGAAGTTAATAAAAACTACTCATTATCAGCAAAAATGCGAAAATATAGAAGCTTTTAAAGAATTTCTTAGAGCTTGTTTTCAAAATCCTAGAAAACAACTCTTATCTAATTTTAAAAACAAAAAAGAAAGAATTTTAAAAGCATTTGAAGCACTAGATATCTCTTCTACCTCAAGAGCTCATGAAATTAGCGTTGATTCATACCTTAAAATTTATGACTATTTAAAGGATGACTATGAGCGAAGAAAACAAAACTCAAGAGCAAAATAA
- a CDS encoding radical SAM protein, whose product MKKFYLKKYFEKRVLEGKVDIPYLELVLTTRCTLRCESCNNLMQYFSPSNQYTCTLEGIIESLELLLSKVDSIARVRIIGGEPLLFKDLPQLIDYLDAQKKILTFDILTNTTIDFKEDLILRFKKSKKARK is encoded by the coding sequence ATGAAAAAATTTTATTTGAAAAAATACTTTGAAAAAAGAGTTTTAGAAGGTAAGGTGGATATTCCTTATTTAGAATTAGTTTTAACTACAAGATGTACTTTGCGTTGTGAGTCATGTAATAATTTGATGCAGTATTTTTCACCATCAAATCAATATACCTGTACTTTGGAGGGTATTATAGAATCATTGGAATTACTTTTATCTAAGGTAGATTCTATTGCAAGGGTTAGAATCATAGGTGGAGAGCCATTGTTATTTAAGGATTTACCACAATTGATTGATTATTTAGATGCTCAAAAGAAAATACTAACTTTCGATATTTTAACTAATACAACAATAGACTTTAAAGAAGATTTGATTTTGAGATTTAAAAAATCCAAAAAAGCAAGAAAATAA
- the prfA gene encoding peptide chain release factor 1: MLADKLKPFLARFDELNTLLSDVNISNDISKMTALSKEQKNLEPIVEKAKEYLKTLDEIEENKILLSDTELGELAKEELKNLEVLKPQLEEELKILLLPKDPNDDKNIFLEIRAGTGGDEASLFVGDLVKAYIRYAENRDYKYEIVSSSEGSVGGFKEIIILIKGNGAYSRLKYEGGTHRVQRVPETESQGRVHTSAITVAIMPEVDDVEIQINPNDLKIDVMRSSGHGGQSVNTTDSAVRITHIPTGIVVVNQDGKSQHKNKESAMKVLKARLFEMQEQERLAKESEARKSQVGSGDRSERIRTYNFPQNRISDHRINLTLYRLDAILEGGLFDEIIEPLIAYYQAEALKQENL; the protein is encoded by the coding sequence ATGTTAGCTGATAAACTCAAACCTTTTTTAGCACGCTTTGATGAGTTAAATACTCTTCTTAGCGATGTTAATATCTCTAATGATATTTCTAAAATGACAGCTCTATCTAAAGAGCAAAAGAATTTAGAACCCATAGTAGAAAAAGCAAAAGAATACCTTAAAACTTTAGATGAAATCGAAGAAAATAAAATTCTTTTATCTGATACAGAACTAGGGGAGCTTGCAAAAGAAGAGCTTAAAAATCTCGAAGTCTTAAAGCCACAACTTGAAGAAGAATTAAAAATTCTTTTACTGCCTAAAGATCCAAACGATGATAAAAATATATTTTTAGAAATTCGTGCTGGAACAGGAGGAGATGAAGCTTCTTTATTTGTTGGGGACTTGGTAAAAGCTTACATACGCTATGCTGAAAATCGTGATTATAAATACGAAATCGTAAGTTCTAGCGAGGGTAGTGTAGGGGGATTTAAAGAAATTATCATTCTCATCAAAGGAAATGGAGCTTATTCAAGGCTAAAATACGAAGGTGGAACGCACAGAGTTCAAAGAGTACCTGAGACAGAATCTCAAGGTAGAGTTCATACTTCAGCTATTACAGTGGCTATCATGCCAGAAGTTGATGATGTTGAAATTCAAATCAATCCAAATGATTTAAAAATCGATGTAATGCGCAGTAGTGGTCACGGTGGACAAAGCGTTAATACCACAGATAGTGCTGTAAGAATTACTCATATTCCAACAGGTATAGTTGTAGTAAATCAAGATGGCAAAAGCCAGCATAAAAACAAAGAAAGTGCTATGAAAGTCTTAAAAGCAAGACTTTTTGAAATGCAAGAACAAGAACGCTTAGCAAAAGAAAGCGAAGCAAGAAAATCTCAAGTTGGAAGCGGCGATAGAAGTGAACGCATACGCACTTATAATTTCCCTCAAAATAGAATTAGCGACCATAGAATAAATCTTACTTTATATAGACTTGATGCGATTTTAGAAGGTGGTCTTTTTGATGAGATCATCGAGCCTTTAATCGCTTATTACCAAGCAGAAGCTTTAAAACAAGAAAATTTATAA